In Paludibaculum fermentans, the genomic stretch GGGGCGTGGGTGCCCGGGTATTGGGCTCCCAAGCGGGGCGGATACATCTGGTTCGGCGGCCACTGGCGGTAAGGCTGCCGGGCGCGGGGCTCCCCCTGATGAAGGAGCTCCGCCTGCTGAAGTCCTGCCGTAGCCCGGCTAGAAGTTCGTCTTCTTCAGATACTCAAAACTTTGCTTGAGTGAATCGAGCGGGTTGCCGGGCGTCTGGTCCTGCTCGACGAAGTAGTGCTTGACGCCCACTTCGGAGGCGGCTTTCAGAACGGCAGGGATGTCGATGGAGCCGTTGCCGACTTCCTTGAAGGCTTCCTTGGCCACCTTCTCGTTGAACTGCGGTCCAACACCGGCGGCCACATTCTTGAGGTGCATGAGGGCGATGCGCTTGTTGTACTTCTTGAGGATCTCCACGGGGTCGTGCCCGCCAACCTTTGACCACATGATGTCGAGTTCCAGGCTCACATACTTGGGATCGGTGGTCTGCATCAGGACATCGAGCAACGTGCCGCCGGCGGCGGGTTCGAACTCGAAGGCGTGGTTGTGGTAGCAGAGGCTCAGGCCAGACTTGGCACAGGTCTCACCGGCCTTGTTCAGCGTCTCACCCAGCTTCTTGATGACGTCAACGCCGCCCCGATCTTTGGGGGCGATGTAGGGGCAAACGGCGAACTTCAAACCGCGCTTCTTGGCGTCGTCCAAAGCGGCGGGTAGTTTGTCCTGGTTGGTGGTGAAGAGGGCGGTGTCGAGGTGGACGCTGACCGGTTTTAGCTTGGTCTGCATCAGGCTGGGCCAGATGGCGTCGAGGCTGCCGCCGATCACTTCGGCTTCCGTGAAGCCGATTTCCTCCAGCGCCTTGAGCGTCTCGAGGGGCTTCTGCGGCAGTACAGTGCGTAGGGTGTACAACTGGACGCCCACAGTCTTCAAGGTGCGGGCGAAGGACGGGACCGCGGAAACGGCGAGCGCGGCGAGGAAACCACGGCGGTGGAGATTCAGCATCTCTATATCCTATTCCCGAACAGGCGAGCCCGGTAGAGTCCGCCTTTGTGGACGCGCCGGTCGACTGGAATCAGAAGTCGATACTGCTCTTCCTGGCTTCGATAGTGGCTGCCTTGAGCCCGGGAACTTTCAACAGGTCCTCGACTGTCTTGAACTTGCCCTTTTCCGTACGGTACTTCACGATGGCCGCACCCTGTGCGTCGGGAATGCCAAGACCGGCGGCCAGGTCTTTTTCGTCGGCGGTATTGACGTTTACACGGGCCACGGGGGTGCTCTTCGAGAGGTGCTGGCTGAGGTAGTCGACGACTTCACCCCACTGATCGTCGTCGCCCTTGGCTCCGCGCTGGATCATGTCCTCGACGATGCCGCTCCATCCTTCGCGGCTCTCGCGGCGGTTCAGGAAGATATTCGTTCCGTGGCAGGAGCCGCAGAGTTTCTCCGTGGTGGCCCGGCCCGGTGCTTCCGGCA encodes the following:
- a CDS encoding ComEA family DNA-binding protein, producing the protein MTGSQPGHRILSRSIACFAFAGLLGTLPVEAQQKSKLPEAPGRATTEKLCGSCHGTNIFLNRRESREGWSGIVEDMIQRGAKGDDDQWGEVVDYLSQHLSKSTPVARVNVNTADEKDLAAGLGIPDAQGAAIVKYRTEKGKFKTVEDLLKVPGLKAATIEARKSSIDF
- a CDS encoding sugar phosphate isomerase/epimerase family protein, whose amino-acid sequence is MLNLHRRGFLAALAVSAVPSFARTLKTVGVQLYTLRTVLPQKPLETLKALEEIGFTEAEVIGGSLDAIWPSLMQTKLKPVSVHLDTALFTTNQDKLPAALDDAKKRGLKFAVCPYIAPKDRGGVDVIKKLGETLNKAGETCAKSGLSLCYHNHAFEFEPAAGGTLLDVLMQTTDPKYVSLELDIMWSKVGGHDPVEILKKYNKRIALMHLKNVAAGVGPQFNEKVAKEAFKEVGNGSIDIPAVLKAASEVGVKHYFVEQDQTPGNPLDSLKQSFEYLKKTNF